One window of the Silene latifolia isolate original U9 population unplaced genomic scaffold, ASM4854445v1 scaffold_273, whole genome shotgun sequence genome contains the following:
- the LOC141639085 gene encoding protein FAR1-RELATED SEQUENCE 5-like: protein MLLFHEDEDSFTWVFQKFLDAMGQREPHCIITDQCAGIKLGLRAVFKHAKRRYCMWHIMQKVTDKVGPAISRETDFVSRLNAIVWDAELEPLEFEEKWCQLVNEHNLDGNSWLSTMFRKRRKWIPAYFRDVPMGCLLRTTQRSDSQNNFFKRFENAHGTLVEFLMRFQSAIDVYTNVAFVFQVEASSSICSLSVGGFTPPANGVELIGIADAKTQKTYQVVYNSLTNDAECSCKLFN from the exons ATGTTGCTATTTCATGAGGATGAAGATTCGTTCACATGGGTCTTTCAAAAGTTCCTTGATGCTATGGGACAGCGAGAGCCACACTGTATAATAACTGATCAGTGTGCTGGAATAAAGCTGGGTTTGCGTGCTGTCTTCAAACATGCTAAGcgcagatattgcatgtggcatatcatgcaaaAGGTTACTGATAAGGTTGGGCCTGCAATTTCGAGAGAGACTGATTTTGTCAGCCGTTTGAATGCTATTGTTTGGGATGCTGAGTTAGAACCTCTTGAATTTGAAGAAAAGTGGTGTCAGTTGGtcaatgagcataatcttgatGGTAATTCCTGGTTGTCAACCATGTTTAGAAAAAGGAGGAAATGGATCCCAGCTTATTTTCGTGATGTTCCTATGGGTTGTCTATTACGAACAACTCAACGTTCTGATAGTCAGAATAATTTTTTCAAGCGTTTTGAAAATGCACATGGTACACTTGTTGAATTCTTGATGCGGTTTCAAAGTGCCATTGAT GTTTATACAAATGTCGCTTTCGTTTTTCAAGTAGAAGCTTCTTCTTCTATTTGTTCCCTTAGTGTTGGTGGCTTCACACCACCTGCAAACGGTGTAGAATTAATTGGTATTGCTGATGCCAAAACACAGAAGACCTACCAAGTCGTCTACAATTCTCTAACGAATGACGCTGAATGTTCTTGCAAGTTGTTCAACTAG
- the LOC141639086 gene encoding protein FAR1-RELATED SEQUENCE 5-like, producing MSDPTSNVTSSSCNDLHVSAITSKDSNDIVESSLTSTLLIEPPDASSSTPHVEQHSVPSRVHQLLLDSTPGGSELWTRNVAPEFKPYIGQLFGTLEEAISFYDVYVEACGFEPRKSSQKRSVSGDVKYKFVVCNREGFRDRKRKATVLDSGKEQATPRPFDIRNTKLTRIGCTAMIEFRYNGDGYVVFQFREWHNHRLCSLRNRSFQKKHRHLHLYHKKTIIDHSRVNQGPTRAFRNVKEYVDGYENVGAQLVDFKNFGRDIKCFIGDRDAQLFVNYFEDKRDTTEGFYFAYEVDSGKCLVRAFWCDAESRRNYALFGDYITYDPTYK from the exons ATGTCTg ATCCTACAAGTAATGTAACCTCTTCTTCCTGTAATGATCTTCATGTCTCTGCCATTACCTCTAAAGATAGTAATGATATTGTTGAGTCTTCACTTACTTCTACTCTTCTGATTGAACCACCTGATGCATCTAGTTCTACTCCacatgttgaacaacattctgtTCCTTCTCGTGTGCATCAACTACTTTTGGACTCCACACCTGGTGGTAGTGAATTGTGGACAAGGAATGTTGCACCTGAATTTAAACCTTATATTGGCCAGTTGTTTGGGACGTTGGAAGAAGCTATTAGTTTTTATGATGTTTATGTAGAAGCATGTGGTTTTGAACCTAGGAAGTCTTCTCAAAAAAGGTCTGTTTCTGGTGATGTGAAGTATAAATTTGTAGTTTGCAACCGTGAAGGTTTTAGAGATCGTAAGAGGAAGGCTACTGTTTTAGATAGTGGAAAGGAGCAGGCAACTCCCAGGCCTTTTGATATCAGGAACACTAAATTAACTAGGATTGGTTGTACTGCTATGATTGAGTTTCGCTATAATGGGGATGGTTATGTTGTTTTTCAGTTTCGTGAGTGGCATAATCACCGTCTTTGTTCACTTAGAAATCGCAGCTTTCAAAAAAAACACAGGCACCTCCATCTTTATCATAAAAAGACAATTATTGATCATTCAAGGGTTAATCAAGGGCCAACAAGGGCATTTAGAAATGTCAAGGAATATGTAGATGGCTATGAGAATGTTGGAGCTCAACTTGTTGATTTTAAGAATTTTGGAAGGGATATCAAATGTTTCATAGGAGACCGGGATGCTCAACTGTTTGTTAACTATTTTGAGGATAAACGTGATACCACTGAAGGTTTTTACTTTGCTTATGAGGTGGATTCTGGTAAATGCTTGGTTCGTGCCTTTTGGTGTGATGCAGAGTCTCGTAGAAACTATGCTTTGTTTGGTGATTACATCACTTACGATCCAACTTACAAGTAA